The Desulfovibrio sp. Huiquan2017 genome includes a region encoding these proteins:
- a CDS encoding glycosyltransferase: MKIAIIHESAEILLAEYGSLLSSLAGMGHAVNALAPGSGPDTAAGFEALDVEYAMYPLAPRSLAPVGDMGTLLHLKQVLYRVRPGLILSVGSKPVVYGSLAARMAWVGEEKKVFALVDGPGFAFEGTGLTGRLLAGLAKPMFRAAFKSCDAVCFRSTGVESFFRELGVLGPGTGTEVLDRAAPGMRDRALLAFMGMITAD; encoded by the coding sequence ATGAAGATCGCCATTATCCACGAAAGCGCCGAAATCCTGCTTGCCGAATACGGGTCGCTGCTGTCGTCCCTGGCGGGCATGGGGCATGCGGTCAACGCGCTGGCCCCGGGCAGCGGGCCGGACACGGCGGCCGGGTTCGAGGCCCTCGATGTGGAATACGCCATGTATCCGCTCGCACCGCGCAGCCTGGCTCCTGTCGGGGATATGGGCACGCTGCTGCATCTCAAGCAGGTCCTGTACCGCGTCCGACCCGGCCTGATCCTGTCCGTGGGGTCCAAGCCGGTGGTCTATGGCTCCCTGGCCGCGCGCATGGCCTGGGTGGGTGAGGAAAAGAAGGTCTTCGCCCTGGTGGACGGGCCGGGCTTCGCTTTTGAGGGAACCGGGCTCACAGGACGGCTGCTGGCCGGTCTGGCCAAGCCCATGTTCCGGGCCGCGTTCAAGTCCTGCGATGCCGTCTGCTTCCGTTCGACCGGGGTCGAGAGCTTCTTCCGCGAGCTCGGCGTGCTCGGGCCCGGGACCGGGACCGAAGTGCTCGACCGGGCCGCCCCCGGGATGCGGGATCGGGCGCTCCTCGCCTTTATGGGCATGATTACTGCCGATTGA
- a CDS encoding universal stress protein, giving the protein MNISRILLPVDGSRLSDAAADMAIDLAGSEGTVILLTVRRTVPTALGQPNAGELLEYLNRNAEEIMTHYRTKLANAKVDFQELVVGGDVAEVIGSVADNEKCDLIIMGSKGKSDLEGLFLGSVTHKVLQTTSKPVLVVK; this is encoded by the coding sequence ATGAATATCTCTCGAATTCTTCTCCCTGTTGACGGGTCCAGGCTGTCCGATGCGGCGGCCGACATGGCCATTGATCTGGCCGGAAGCGAAGGGACCGTCATTCTGTTGACCGTGCGCCGGACCGTGCCCACCGCGCTGGGCCAGCCCAATGCGGGCGAACTGCTCGAATACCTGAACAGGAACGCCGAGGAGATCATGACCCATTATCGGACCAAGCTGGCCAACGCCAAGGTGGACTTCCAGGAACTGGTCGTCGGTGGCGACGTGGCCGAGGTCATCGGCAGCGTCGCCGACAACGAGAAGTGCGACCTGATCATCATGGGCTCCAAGGGCAAGTCCGACCTGGAGGGGTTGTTCCTCGGCTCGGTCACCCACAAGGTCCTTCAGACCACGTCCAAGCCCGTGCTGGTGGTGAAGTAG
- a CDS encoding transporter substrate-binding domain-containing protein — MPFMDAQPPFPARNPVRSLVWCLLVLAFTVCPALAQERVVVVSDGWMPYNGTPGSDREGYAVEVLRAVFKRRGVAVEYRQVPWKRAVRDVRSGRADILIGVNPDELPDFVYPRTSLGRSELCFFTADGDWQFSGPESLVGRVTGYVQGHNYPQWFSDAIKLHPERFHALHGQDAFVRMLAMLAEGRVQAIPGSRAVVDYYVDQADLGGRIFLAGCSEADARELFFGLSPANMARSRLLADILDQGLYTLRNTGQLNHLLIKYGLKDWIELH, encoded by the coding sequence ATGCCGTTTATGGATGCCCAGCCGCCTTTCCCGGCCCGTAACCCGGTCCGGTCTCTGGTCTGGTGCCTGCTGGTCCTGGCCTTCACCGTCTGCCCGGCCCTGGCCCAGGAACGTGTGGTCGTGGTCTCGGACGGCTGGATGCCCTACAACGGTACACCGGGTTCGGATCGGGAGGGCTATGCCGTGGAGGTCCTGCGCGCCGTGTTCAAGCGTCGTGGGGTCGCCGTGGAATACCGCCAGGTGCCGTGGAAGCGGGCGGTACGCGACGTGCGTTCGGGCCGGGCCGATATCCTCATAGGCGTGAACCCGGACGAGTTGCCGGACTTCGTCTATCCCCGGACTTCCCTGGGCCGTAGCGAACTGTGCTTCTTCACCGCGGACGGCGACTGGCAATTTTCCGGTCCGGAGTCCCTGGTGGGCCGGGTCACCGGATACGTCCAGGGCCATAATTATCCCCAGTGGTTTTCGGACGCTATCAAGCTCCATCCCGAACGGTTCCACGCCCTGCACGGCCAGGACGCCTTCGTGCGCATGCTGGCCATGCTCGCCGAGGGGCGGGTCCAGGCCATCCCCGGCAGTCGGGCCGTGGTGGACTACTATGTCGATCAGGCGGACCTCGGGGGGCGCATCTTTCTGGCCGGGTGCAGCGAGGCGGATGCCCGCGAACTGTTTTTCGGCCTGTCGCCCGCCAACATGGCCAGATCCCGGCTGCTGGCCGACATCTTGGATCAGGGATTGTATACTCTGCGCAATACCGGCCAGCTCAACCACCTGCTGATCAAATACGGCCTCAAGGACTGGATCGAGCTCCATTAA
- a CDS encoding glutamine synthetase family protein has protein sequence MSIPVFNCKNADDVMKAVKDYEVSFIQYWFVDILGTLKSFQITPNELEASFEEGMGFDGSSILGFCRIDESDMVAMPDPTTFQICSWRPAEKPVARMFCDVVNPDGTPFEADSRYVLKKVMAQAAEKGYTFYVGPELEFFLFADDQDTETLDAGGYFDAPPLDLGNNIRRDIIFALDAMGIQVEYSHHEVAPSQHEIDLRYQEGMKMADTAMTYRVVVKETARKFGCYATFMPKPIFGENGSGMHVHQSLFKNGRNVFYDANDEYHLSSEGKAYIAGILKHAPEFVCVTNQWVNSYKRLVPGYEAPVYMAWARRNRSALVRVPMYKPGKENATRMELRCPDPAANPYLCFAVQLASGLKGIEENYTLADPVEEDIFAMNDRQLKRNKIKALPGSLYEAALNLQRSTFMKEVLGDHLHTALVENKIAEWDEYRTQVTEYELDKYLPIL, from the coding sequence ATGAGTATCCCTGTTTTCAACTGCAAGAACGCGGACGATGTGATGAAGGCGGTCAAGGACTATGAGGTCAGCTTCATCCAATACTGGTTCGTGGACATCCTCGGCACCCTGAAGAGCTTCCAGATCACCCCCAACGAGCTGGAAGCGTCCTTTGAGGAAGGCATGGGCTTCGACGGTTCGTCCATCCTCGGCTTCTGCCGCATCGACGAATCCGACATGGTGGCCATGCCCGACCCGACCACCTTCCAGATCTGCTCCTGGCGTCCCGCCGAAAAACCCGTGGCCCGCATGTTCTGCGACGTGGTCAACCCGGACGGCACCCCGTTCGAGGCCGACTCCCGCTACGTGCTCAAGAAGGTCATGGCCCAGGCCGCCGAGAAGGGCTACACCTTCTACGTGGGCCCCGAGCTTGAATTTTTCCTCTTCGCCGATGATCAGGACACCGAGACCCTGGACGCGGGCGGCTACTTCGACGCCCCGCCGCTCGATCTCGGCAACAACATCCGCCGCGACATCATCTTCGCCCTGGACGCCATGGGCATCCAGGTGGAGTATTCCCACCATGAGGTCGCTCCGTCCCAGCACGAGATCGACCTGCGCTACCAGGAAGGCATGAAAATGGCCGACACGGCCATGACCTACCGTGTGGTGGTCAAGGAGACCGCCCGCAAGTTCGGCTGCTACGCCACCTTCATGCCCAAGCCCATCTTCGGTGAGAACGGCTCCGGCATGCACGTCCACCAGTCGCTCTTCAAGAACGGCCGCAACGTTTTCTACGACGCCAACGACGAGTATCACCTGTCCAGCGAGGGCAAGGCCTACATCGCGGGCATCCTCAAACACGCCCCCGAGTTCGTCTGCGTGACCAACCAGTGGGTCAATTCCTACAAGCGACTCGTGCCCGGCTACGAGGCCCCCGTGTACATGGCCTGGGCGCGGCGCAACCGTTCGGCCCTGGTCCGCGTGCCCATGTACAAGCCCGGCAAGGAGAACGCCACCCGCATGGAACTGCGTTGCCCGGACCCGGCGGCCAACCCGTACCTGTGCTTCGCGGTGCAGCTCGCCTCGGGCCTCAAGGGCATCGAGGAGAATTACACCCTGGCCGATCCGGTTGAAGAGGACATCTTCGCCATGAACGACCGCCAGCTCAAGCGCAACAAGATCAAGGCGTTGCCTGGTTCCCTGTACGAGGCGGCCCTGAACCTGCAACGGTCCACCTTCATGAAGGAGGTCCTGGGCGACCACCTGCACACCGCCCTGGTCGAAAACAAGATCGCCGAGTGGGACGAGTACCGCACCCAGGTCACGGAATACGAACTGGACAAGTACCTGCCCATTCTGTAG